The following are from one region of the Plasmodium gaboni strain SY75 chromosome 12, whole genome shotgun sequence genome:
- a CDS encoding hypothetical protein (conserved Plasmodium protein, unknown function) — protein MCKDKKKKILKAIKVLEKKDEKEEEKLIELINEVDQIFLHCLKNDEDIYNKKIINTYIIPYMNLLLERLLFYYKDDGMNNNMEDISNKVKILSHVLIFLSSIIKINKKYSYIIICYYVNLLESKYHLIKIVENIKNIILHLLRGLLFSFDIIYNELENIKRGIQNYVLLKCKLFNMIINFHFNPFLYNHPYKYILIKNLFLIITKEIIFYFHILKNKKNIFKQILIQAKPTHHLINNILNIKYLDYLIQKDNIKNNYDHFILIWLEQNIRLFNDLILFYIRNDNTSDTSICQSKDKNNDNINKSNTNNNFEYQSELDEEEKITKEYVEDTYKIDIYNKLIYYINDNNYQYNIMYDNINNNNKRDTINYTFYYNNNNNNNTYLENETNHIYEKYMDYEDNFYSSKYLLNDNKSYNNKNIYSIHMYHLISNIDHIKIDSLIFLTHLIKNIFSLIRQEPFILNFFVENIFIMIKKLLNLFDVYKKSDDILIKEKENQNAPIKNVGDNTTNNNNNNNKNNNMYKNKRIYKIKVVECLLEYIKNELYILICKKNVNAPFYYSYINKLLNIIGEKGTTEELIKKKFNTINNIYNIDIMKEDKKIHIVDNNYQKFKRNILRKDNYGYKKITKEHIDIMCYLKVKMNETDSNMKHKKEEKENMFINQIIKKLYLTNFKLDKKYYQRFNCSKDVNIEDLIENEKKNNKIGKEKYYHDKNVLCDDKNVLCDDKITRVSQSTNNNINNKDDDDDDDDDDDDDDDDDDAGNNLIQKFMSKFITSNKCQKDEEKDKEKDKEKEKKNTDQDNNKIDIIDDYIYNYHYNDDNIIIAKNYDSQNEELLNVKDIKYTDLYRKFFFSDIKYYENIKDKEDILTNIDLYYFIIFSQIINNNLENQVKVLGENIFLNKINNIKIINNIVKRIIFNHMLKEQLKLFFLCLYIIKINSFNIYQENIPSDIFMNYSTLFKLYNNLLFYLYIQEEKKKKKKNIYILKLNHEEDVNVKVNQNIDVYQNNSCVYNFTLDDTYHIMENENIIDNSNILGYTKVCYNYFFKLKKKLDNSNTSCVYRSELQNKSFKIKCTYDETLNLILYILHNENLLLKHRDQYIKTFIEQILETPKLSFSFFIYLIIWLHNIEVHVDFKGYINNTNSDKQINIKIKETIIQSDTNLDINKEDQEDVYANLKMNHNKNKENININISDDHMIQNINDYTNNYETDSYFNVDFSDHAYSESEHSNDTSTSNNINNDELKNEACNYYDNNNGKNNDLNQPISMNNNNSNQSISMNNDLKQPISMNNNISYNNYYNEEKKNYKDELFNINYYIKYNISKSTNMSNNILCFSLISNLLKKNQNIKCKKTILCIYMNTLFNCRNDIRTLLKKLITATKGIYNNSLNYFVYTKKIFRYYHKIFILFLLYICNMYFQNLKDDILFFSYYPFYLWPVELLNFIHNFLLSNFSFFYNDIISLFRNNKQLGSYEKKIFSSKDYNNINKQVDLFLNNFYSSTVEDGSLESFMKDTDFFNNKNEIGEHENCSSNINNHNNIKNISLNIYGQNFIEQEEKECLHKNEISQRILLEEIFIFLFIKTIDLLEDNNLWLKLKETNIFLNFLTINYVKELIKFIFSNIQNTYEKNKENFWLQFNILINEQIEDDKTKNNENKIYLKLKEISNFVLNSIDNYLSICVRSTIFFHLYIFIFNNCKKKEIKKLLLNKFIITLPLLKSLFHEEFFRILKYNNKILSQGKEQDDNIMEKSHTQNHNEEHNNDHNNDHNNDHKDDHNDDNNDDHNNNNIDNEQNKNLINKNEDKNNNNIVLEESNDINNNDIKNTEENNPFQINIEIIKYIYKSLPSSDENYMNFLNFCFNLYLENNNFEFIIEMIAFLKKEQTLQIFNDIIKNENIDENKKIEFMKCCINNIVKLPYAYILEKKKYNDNDNETYYVTNADIFYLYYNLNKYKNIQRVMLDYFVTKVNLNTIDNDDNTKMFNDITIKDLASIIQQIAENNNTIFPIYGRFLCQITKNINILREFVSSIIIPLLIQKKIWTNKFIWKGCLMCISMLWPDFKHSLFYIFFMLPSDECSTLFHALEQKHSISSDLIELISTNEQAKRMCPDYLKNLLNT, from the exons ATGTGCAAGgataaaaagaaaaagatattaaaaGCTATAAAGGTGctagaaaaaaaagatgaaaaagaagaagagAAATTAATAGAATTAATAAACGAGGTGGACCAGATTTTTTTGCattgtttaaaaaatgatgaagatatatataataaaaaaataataaatacatatattattccttatatgaatttattattagaaagattattattttattataaagatgatggtatgaataataatatggaagatatatcaaataaagTAAAGATATTATCAcatgtattaatatttttatcttctattataaaaataaataagaaatattcatatattattatttgttattatgTGAATTTATTAGAATCTaaatatcatttaataaaaattgtagaaaatataaaaaatataattcttcatttattgagaggtttattattttcttttgatataatttataatgaattagaaaatataaaaagaggtatacaaaattatgtattattaaaatgtaaattatttaatatgattattaattttcattttaatcctttcttatataatcatccttataaatatatcttaatcaaaaatttattcttaataattacaaaagaaattatcttttatttccatattttaaaaaataaaaaaaatatatttaaacaGATATTAATACAAGCAAAACCTACAcatcatttaataaataatatattaaacatTAAATATTTGGATTATCTAATAcaaaaagataatattaaaaataattatgatcattttattcttatatgGCTGGAGCAAAACATTAGACTCTTTAATGATCTtatacttttttatattagAAACGACAACACATCTGATACTTCAATTTGTCAATCAAaggataaaaataatgacaatataaataaaagtaataCTAATAACAATTTTGAATACCAATCTGAATTAGATGAAGAAGAGAAGATCACAAAAGAATACGTGGAagatacatataaaatagatatttataataaattaatatattatataaatgataataattatcaatacaatattatgtatgataacataaataataataacaaaagAGATACTATtaattatacattttattataataataataataataataatacatatttagaaaatgaaactaatcatatatatgaaaaatatatggattatgaagataatttttattcatccaaatatttattaaatgataataaaagttataataataaaaatatatattctatcCATATGTATCATCTAATTAGCAACATtgatcatataaaaatagatagtttaatttttttaactcacctaataaaaaatatattttcattaataaGACAAGAACCATTTATcttaaatttttttgtagaaaatatttttattatgataaaaaaattattaaacCTTTTTgatgtatataaaaaaagtgatgatatattaataaaagagAAAGAAAATCAAAATGCACCTATTAAAAATGTTGGTGATAACACCAccaacaataataataataataataaaaataataatatgtataagAACAAAAGGATATACAAAATTAAAGTTGTTGAATGCCTtttagaatatataaaaaacgaactgtatatattaatatgtaaaaaaaatgtaaacgcacccttttattattcatatattaataaactattaaatattatagGAGAAAAAGGAACAACAGAAGAactaataaaaaaaaaatttaatacaataaataatatttataatatagatattatgaaagaagataaaaagatacatattgtagataataattatcagaaatttaaaagaaatattttaagaaaagataattatggatataaaaaaataacaaaagAACATATTGATATAATGTGTTATTTGAAAGTAAAAATGAATGAAACTGATAGTAATATGAAAcataaaaaagaagaaaaagaaaatatgttcataaatcagattattaaaaaattatatcttactaattttaaattagataagaaatattatcaaaGATTTAATTGTTCAAAGGATGTTAATATAGAAGATTTAAttgaaaatgaaaagaaaaataataaaataggtaaggaaaaatattatcatgataaaaatgtactatgtgatgataaaaatgtaCTATGTGATGATAAAATAACACGTGTTAGTCAATcaacaaataataatatcaataacaaagatgatgatgatgatgatgatgatgacgatgatgatgatgacGATGATGATGACGCAGGTAATAATTTAATTCAAAAATTTATGAGCAAATTTATAACATCAAATAAATGTCAAAAGGATGAGGAAaaagataaagaaaaagataaagaaaaagaaaaaaaaaatactgACCAGGACAATAACAAAATAGATATTATAGatgattatatttataattatcattataatgatgataatattattattgcAAAGAATTATGATTCACAAAAtgaagaattattaaatgtaaaagatataaaatatactgatttatatagaaaatttttttttagtgatataaaatattatgaaaatataaaagataaagaaGATATCTTAACGAATATagatttatattattttatcatcttctctcaaataataaataataatttagaAAATCAAGTGAAAGTATTAGgtgaaaatattttcttaaataaaataaataatataaaaattataaacaatattgtaaaaagaattatatttaatcATATGTTAAAAGAGCAACtgaaattatttttcttatgtttatatataataaaaattaattcatttaatatatatcaagAAAATATACCCAGcgatatatttatgaacTATTCAACACTTTTTAAGTTATATAACAATTTGTTgttttatttgtatatacaagaggaaaaaaaaaaaaaaaaaaaaaatatatatatattaaaattaaacCATGAAGAAGATGTAAATGTAAAAGTAAATCAAAATATAGATgtatatcaaaataattcTTGTGTTTATAATTTTACTCTGGATGATACTTACCATATAATGGAGAACGAAAATATTATTGACAATTCCAACATTTTAGGATATACAAAAGTGTGctataattatttttttaagttaaaaaaaaaattagataATTCAAACACATCATGTGTATATCGGAGCGaattacaaaataaatcgttcaaaataaaatgcACTTATGACGAGACATTAAATCTTATACTTTATATCCTACATAATGAAAatcttttattaaaacatagagatcaatatataaaaacatttataGAGCAAATATTAGAAACACCAAAGttatctttttctttttttatatatcttattatATGGTTACATAATATAGAGGTTCATGTAGACTTTAAAGGATATATTAACAATACAAATAGTGATAAACAAatcaatataaaaataaaagagaCTATAATACAAAGTGATACAAATctagatataaataaagaagatCAAGAAGATGTATATGctaatttaaaaatgaaccataataaaaataaagaaaatatcaacattaatatatcaGATGATCATATgatacaaaatattaatgattatacaaataattatgaaacagattcatattttaatgtTGATTTTTCAGATCATGCATATTCAGAGAGTGAACATAGTAATGACACTTCAAcaagtaataatataaataatgatgaattaaaaaatgaagcatgtaattattatgataataacaATGGTAAGAATAATGATTTGAACCAACCTATTTctatgaataataataattcgAACCAATCTATTTCTATGAATAATGATTTGAAACAACCTATTTctatgaataataatatttcatataataattattacaatgaagaaaagaaaaattataaagatgaactatttaatattaattattatattaaatataatataagCAAATCAACAAACATgtcaaataatattttatgcttttctttaatatctaatttattaaaaaagaatcaaaatattaaatgtaaaaaaacCATATTGtgtatttatatgaatacattatttaattGTAGAAATGATATAAGaacattattaaaaaaattaataacAGCTACAAaaggtatatataataattcattaaattattttgtatatactaagaaaatatttagatattatcataaaatttttatattattcttattatatatttgtaatatgTATTTCCAAAATTTGAAagatgatatattatttttttcttactatccattttatttatgGCCAGTAGAACTACtaaattttattcataactttttattatcaaattttagttttttttataacgATATTATATCACTTTttagaaataataaacaacTTGGATcttatgaaaaaaaaatattctcATCTAaagattataataatataaataaacaagTCGACCTTTTTTTGAATAACTTTTATAGCTCAACGGTTGAAGATGGGTCCCTTGAATCTTTTATGAAAGACACGgatttttttaataataagaatgaAATAGGAGAACATGAAAATTGTAGtagtaatataaataatcataataacataaaaaatatatcgCTTAATATTTATGGACAAAATTTCATAGAacaagaagaaaaagaatgtttacataaaaatgaaatatcacaaagaatattattagaagaaattttcatcttcttatttataaaaactATAGATTTATTAGAAGATAATAACCTGTGGTtgaaattaaaagaaaccaatatttttttaaatttctTAACTATTAATTATGTAAAAgaattaattaaatttattttttctaatatcCAAAATActtatgaaaaaaataaagaaaatttcTGGTTacaatttaatatattaattaatgAACAAATAGAAGATGATAAAACAAAGAATAATgagaataaaatatatttaaaattaaaagaaatatcaaattttgtattaaattctattgataattatttaagTATATGTGTGAGATCaactatattttttcatttatatatatttatttttaataattgtaaaaaaaaggaaataaaaaaattattactcaacaaatttattataacCTTGCCTTTATTAAAATCTTTGTTTCATGAAGAATTTTTTAGAATATTgaaatataacaataaaatattaagtCAAGGCAAAGAACaagatgataatataatggAAAAGAGCCATACACAAAACCATAATGAGGAGCATAATAATGATCATAATAATGATCATAATAATGATCATAAGGATGATcataatgatgataataatgatgatcataataataataatattgataatgaacaaaataaaaatcttattaacaaaaatgaagataaaaataataataatattgttcTAGAAGAATCcaatgatataaataataatgatataaaaaatacagAAGAAAATAATCCATTTCAAATTAATATcgaaataataaaatatatatataaatctCTACCCTCTTCTGATGAGAATTATATGAACTTTTTAAATTTCTGTTTTAATTTGTATTtggaaaataataatttcgAATTCATTATAGAAATGATTGCattcttaaaaaaagaacaaacgttacaaatatttaatgatattataaaaaatgaaaatatagatgaaaataaaaaaatcGAATTCATGAAATGTTGTATCAATAATATAGTAAAATTACCATATGCTTATATTCtagagaaaaaaaaatataacgataatgataatgaaaCATATTATGTAACAAATGctgatattttttatctatattataatttaaataaatataaaaatatacaaagAGTTATGTTAGATTATTTTGTAACCAAAGTCAATTTAAACACAATagataatgatgataatacTAAAATGTTTAATGATATAACAATTAAAGATTTAGCTAGTATAATACAACAAATAGcagaaaataataatacaatcTTTCCTATTTATGGAAGATTCTTATGTcaaattacaaaaaatattaatatattaagaGAATTTGTAAGTAGTATTATTATACCTttattaatacaaaaaaaaatttggacaaataaatttatatggAAAGGATGTCTCATGTGTATATCGATGTTATGGCCAGACTTTAAGCACTcccttttttatattttttttatgttacCATC gGATGAATGCTCTACCTTATTTCATGCCTTAGAACAGAAACATTCTATTTCTAGCGATTTAATTGAATTAATATCCACAAATGAACAG gCCAAAAGAATGTGTCCTGATTATTTGAAGAATTTACTGAATACATGA
- a CDS encoding hypothetical protein (conserved Plasmodium protein, unknown function): MNMNYYNKYKKFRLIHFCLIFFSYCLIVQVIYCLKIKTSYKHEALLLLKSDDEPIISLNKMIPYLSEEVSISKDNIMTKINVENNICIELIKKHENINMPIEKFFHFNNREYTIDIGNNNNIYNYTKRILNNKIDFELCNKILIFIIPFNKDMCSFTSYNNYFLYINYLKDVKIELILSALEKSKFVFLKIPKIFNLNTTNANFNDNDYIIEKGILENDLIKIDITKIIQRYICKKYSLYKSDEEINDDDNNDNNNNDNLGQTKNNNSNNDISEKEIKMVLMTSHTLSDIIIFPSLLQNVQSLKHYKNIKNVVKLKKKIKKRYTEWENWSPCYNVCNNNFSYKCRYYKCPTENKEFCDQNFHMNFSECPFTPCEDPIKQEEGKKEEQKDKNKSIIINHENNRDQEGPIDDETMLRYRKNKKISFFMWIINNKKLSLGLLIFFISVIVLTCIYCYINSTLGFYNDEEYYVSKYT, from the exons ATgaatatgaattattataataaatataagaaatttCGACTTATCCATTTTTgtcttatatttttttcatattgTTTAATAGTACAAGTTATATATTGCTTAAAGATAAAAACATCATATAAACATGAAGCtttgttattattaaaaagtGATGATGAGCCtataatttctttaaataaaatgattCCTTATTTATCTGAAGAGGTTTCTATAAGtaaagataatattatgacaaaaataaatgtggaaaataatatatgtatagaattaataaaaaaacatgaaaacataaatatgcctatagaaaaattttttcattttaataatagAGAATATACTATAGATATaggaaataataataatatatataattatacaaaacgtattttgaataataaaatagattttgaattatgtaataaaatattaatatttatcattCCTTTTAATAAGGATATGTGTTCTTTTACttcttataataattattttttatatataaattatttaaaagatgTTAAAATTGAATTAATATTAAGTGCATTAGAAAAATCTAAATTTGTATTTCTTAAAATAccaaaaatatttaatttaaatacTACAAATGCTAATTTTAATGATAACGATtatattatagaaaaaggaatattagaaaatgatcttattaaaattgatataacaaaaattattcaacgttatatatgtaaaaaatattctcTATATAAATCtgatgaagaaataaatgatgatgataataatgataataataataatgataatctaggacaaacaaaaaataataactccaataatgatatatcagaaaaagaaataaaaatggtTCTCATGACATCACACACCTTAAGTGATATTATCATCTTCCCCTCTCTCCTTCAAAATGTCCAGTCATTAAAGCattacaaaaatattaaaaatgttgtaaaattaaaaaaaa aaataaaaaaaaggtatACAGAATGGGAAAATTGGTCTCCTTGTTACAACGTATGTAATAAcaatttttcttataaatgcagatattataaatgtcctacagaaaataaagaattttgtgatcaaaattttcatatgaATTTTTCCGAGTGTCCATTTACACCTTGTGAAGATCCAATAAAAC AGGAAGAGGGGAAAAAAGAGGAACAAAAGGATAAAAACAAATCAATCATTATAAATCATGAGAATAATAGAGATCAAGAAGGACCCATAGATGATGAAACCATGCTCagatatagaaaaaataaaaaaattagtTTTTTTATGTGGATCATAAata ATAAAAAATTGTCTCTTGGTTTattgatattttttatatcagTCATAGTCCTTACCTGCATATATTGCTATATAAA TTCAACACTCGGTTTTtataatgatgaagaaTATTACGTGTcaaaatatacataa